In the genome of Gloeotrichia echinulata CP02, one region contains:
- the priA gene encoding primosomal protein N' translates to MYINDVNLSNFVVNEPGESYQLGTTANRWIEVLVDCPGNLELFTYRLPSHLEVKPGDILTVPFGTQQLGAIAIRLLAQPSDDLPREKIRDVEDIVSGGFFPTSYWELLNRISAYYYTPLIQVIRVALPPGLLGRSQRRIRLNSQALETEGDQMSINSPNASAPDFLTPVAQQILSLLQAQPAGDYSFAYLQQKVKSAYRGVRELLRFGLVESYLEPPKLPRPKLQKAVTLIGTIDNDLTSRQREILEVLRRRGGELWHNELLQICNASSSTLKTLATKGYIVIEDREVLRAEQGPVLAGDGHKSLTVAQANALETIQALNGFAQVLLHGVTGSGKTEVYLQAIAPLLHQGQSALVLVPEIGLTPQLTDRFRARFGQKVSVYHSALSDGERYDTWRQMLTGEPQVVIGTRSAIFAPLPSLGLIILDEEHDSSFKQDSPIPTYHARTVAQWRAELENCPLVLGSATPSLESWVSAVTSPPNPQEASTEGEQERISTTYYLSLPERINSRPLPPVEIVDMRLELQQGNRSIFSRSLQTALQQLLEREQQGILFIHRRGHSTFVSCRSCGYVMECPHCDVSLAYHHTEAGAPELLRCHYCNYGRSHPRNCPECSSPYLKFFGSGTQRVAQELTRQFPQLKYIRFDSDTTRNKGAHRTLLTQFTNKEAHLLVGTQMLTKGLDLPQVTLVGVVAADGLLNLSDYRASERAFQTLTQVAGRAGRGEDPGRVIMQTYTPEHPVIAAVKHHDYLSFSHTELEQRQALNYPPYGRLILLRLSSLDPIQVQNTAQIIATALGTGEGFEILGPAPASILRVANRYRWQILIKLAPDALPQLPDWEDVRSLCANSVSLTIDVDPINIM, encoded by the coding sequence ATGTATATTAATGACGTAAATTTATCCAATTTTGTGGTGAATGAGCCGGGGGAATCCTATCAGTTAGGGACAACAGCCAATCGGTGGATCGAAGTCCTAGTAGACTGTCCAGGAAACTTAGAACTGTTTACATACCGATTACCAAGCCACTTGGAAGTAAAACCAGGTGATATTTTAACTGTACCGTTTGGCACACAACAACTAGGAGCGATCGCTATCCGTCTTTTGGCTCAACCAAGTGACGATTTACCACGTGAAAAAATTCGGGATGTAGAAGATATAGTCAGTGGAGGGTTTTTTCCCACAAGTTATTGGGAATTGCTCAATCGAATATCAGCATACTACTACACGCCTCTAATTCAGGTAATCAGGGTAGCCTTACCACCAGGGTTGCTGGGGCGATCGCAGCGTCGCATCCGCTTGAATTCCCAAGCATTGGAAACAGAGGGAGATCAGATGAGTATCAATTCTCCCAATGCTTCTGCTCCAGATTTCCTCACTCCGGTAGCGCAGCAAATTCTGTCACTTTTACAAGCGCAACCAGCAGGAGACTACAGTTTCGCCTACCTCCAACAAAAAGTCAAATCAGCCTATCGTGGAGTCAGAGAGTTATTGCGATTTGGTTTAGTCGAAAGCTACTTAGAACCTCCCAAATTACCTCGACCAAAATTGCAAAAAGCAGTCACCCTTATTGGGACAATTGACAATGATTTAACCTCTCGCCAAAGAGAAATTCTCGAAGTATTGCGGCGGCGTGGTGGTGAATTGTGGCACAATGAATTATTGCAAATTTGTAACGCTAGTTCCTCTACCCTGAAGACCTTGGCAACCAAAGGCTACATCGTCATTGAAGACCGGGAAGTATTGCGAGCAGAACAAGGCCCTGTATTAGCTGGCGATGGACATAAATCCTTAACTGTAGCCCAAGCTAACGCCTTGGAGACGATACAAGCCCTAAATGGATTTGCTCAAGTTTTGTTGCATGGGGTAACAGGTTCCGGCAAAACAGAAGTATATTTACAAGCGATCGCCCCTTTGCTCCATCAAGGCCAATCCGCCCTCGTCCTAGTCCCAGAAATTGGACTCACACCCCAACTAACAGACAGATTCCGCGCCCGTTTTGGTCAAAAAGTCAGCGTTTATCACAGCGCCCTTTCCGACGGTGAACGGTACGACACCTGGCGCCAAATGCTCACAGGCGAACCCCAAGTAGTGATTGGTACCCGCAGTGCCATTTTCGCCCCATTACCCAGCCTGGGTTTAATTATCTTAGACGAAGAACACGACAGCAGCTTTAAACAAGACTCCCCCATCCCCACCTACCACGCCCGTACCGTCGCCCAATGGCGAGCCGAATTAGAAAATTGTCCCTTAGTTTTAGGTTCAGCGACCCCTTCTTTAGAAAGTTGGGTCAGCGCCGTAACCTCACCCCCTAACCCCCAAGAAGCCAGCACAGAGGGGGAACAGGAGAGAATTTCCACAACTTATTACTTAAGTTTACCAGAACGCATCAACTCTCGCCCCTTACCACCAGTGGAAATAGTGGATATGCGGCTAGAGTTACAGCAGGGAAATCGTTCGATATTTAGTAGATCGCTACAAACAGCTTTGCAACAGCTCTTAGAAAGAGAACAGCAGGGAATATTATTTATCCATCGTCGCGGACATAGTACATTTGTATCTTGCAGAAGTTGCGGATATGTGATGGAATGTCCACACTGTGATGTGTCGCTGGCGTATCATCACACCGAAGCGGGGGCGCCAGAATTATTGCGTTGTCATTACTGTAATTATGGGCGATCGCATCCCCGAAATTGCCCCGAATGCAGTTCGCCTTACCTGAAATTTTTCGGTAGTGGAACCCAGCGAGTCGCCCAAGAATTAACCCGACAGTTCCCCCAATTAAAATACATCCGCTTTGATAGCGATACCACCCGCAACAAAGGCGCACACCGCACCCTACTCACCCAATTTACCAACAAAGAAGCCCATTTATTAGTGGGGACACAAATGCTCACCAAAGGCTTAGATTTACCCCAGGTGACACTAGTTGGTGTTGTCGCTGCTGATGGACTGCTGAATTTATCAGATTATCGCGCCAGTGAACGCGCATTTCAAACCTTAACCCAAGTCGCTGGCCGTGCTGGTAGGGGGGAAGATCCAGGGAGAGTAATTATGCAAACTTACACCCCAGAACATCCGGTAATTGCAGCAGTCAAACATCACGATTATCTATCTTTTTCTCATACCGAATTAGAGCAAAGACAAGCACTTAATTATCCCCCCTATGGTAGGTTAATTTTGTTGCGATTGAGCAGTTTAGATCCCATACAAGTACAAAACACCGCGCAAATCATCGCCACAGCATTAGGTACGGGAGAAGGATTTGAGATATTAGGCCCAGCACCAGCTAGTATTTTACGGGTAGCTAATCGCTATCGTTGGCAAATATTAATTAAACTGGCTCCCGATGCATTACCACAATTACCCGATTGGGAAGATGTGCGATCGCTCTGTGCAAATTCTGTCAGTTTAACGATAGATGTAGACCCCATCAATATTATGTAG
- a CDS encoding c-type cytochrome, translating to MRKFLSVLLLCVTIFTCSFSNSALAAEAAKGAAIFTANCAQCHARGGNIVNRAKTLKKAALEKYGMYSADKIIYQVTKGKGAMPAFGRKLKKDQIENVAAYVLEQADKGWPKK from the coding sequence ATGAGAAAATTTTTATCAGTATTACTGTTGTGCGTAACAATCTTTACTTGTTCCTTCAGTAATTCAGCTTTGGCTGCAGAGGCTGCTAAGGGAGCGGCTATATTTACAGCTAATTGTGCCCAGTGCCATGCACGTGGTGGTAATATAGTTAACCGTGCCAAAACCTTAAAAAAGGCAGCTTTGGAAAAGTATGGCATGTACTCAGCAGACAAAATTATCTACCAAGTTACCAAGGGTAAAGGTGCTATGCCTGCTTTTGGTAGGAAGTTGAAAAAAGACCAGATTGAAAATGTAGCTGCTTACGTGCTTGAACAAGCAGATAAAGGCTGGCCGAAGAAGTAA
- the pheT gene encoding phenylalanine--tRNA ligase subunit beta produces MRISLNWLRELVEITLNPEELAETLTMAGFEVEEIEDRRTWANGVVVGKVLERQPHPNADKLSVCQVDIGGSQTLNIVCGAANVRADIYVAVATTGTYLPQIDLKIKPAKLRGVPSAGMICSLKELGLPTDVDGIHIFTQENLPLGSDVRPLLGLNDVILDLTATANRADALSMVGIAREVAALTNAKLSIPAPPEVTIPNATGNLSLKIADTQVCPAYIGTVIEQVKIAPSPEWLQQRLRSAGVRPINNVVDITNYVLLEWGQPLHAFDRDRLKSVGGSENLTIGVRFANAGETLKTLDGQTRTLWSPNLLITANEKPVALAGVMGGEETEVHQGTQSLVLEAALFDSVAIRRSSRSVGLRSESSGRYERGVNRAELEIAARRALSLINELAHGVIVQQEIGDTRPDPATWSRSISLRLDRVNQVLGPIDLGEDTGELQGRDIERILTALGCQLTSTGVGKWTVSVPPYRYRDLEREIDLIEEIARLYGYDNFCDTLPQKAEAGYLPLDQELIRKLRASLRAEGLTELINYSLVKPGEDRQILLSNPLFGEYSALRTDLLSGLIDAFQYNLEQGNGSLNGFEIGRIFWEEEEGLQETDVIAGIIGGDTRVNKWSTSGREQPLTWFEAKGILDSVFHNLRLQVEYQPDCRDERLHPGRTASLWTRGNRLGIFGQLHPQQRLDKGLPESVYLFQLDANVLLDALDQDEVVIPVFHPYSTYPAADRDLAFFAPVKVSVVEIEKAITKAGKGLLESVGLFDEYRGENVPSGQRSLAFRLVYRVSDRTLTDAEVEPVHNKVREALVEKFGVSLRS; encoded by the coding sequence ATGCGTATTTCTCTCAATTGGCTGCGTGAACTAGTAGAAATTACATTAAACCCAGAAGAACTAGCCGAAACCCTGACAATGGCTGGGTTTGAAGTCGAAGAAATTGAAGATCGCCGCACTTGGGCAAATGGCGTAGTGGTGGGGAAAGTGCTTGAACGTCAACCCCACCCCAATGCTGATAAATTAAGTGTTTGCCAAGTCGATATCGGTGGATCACAGACTTTAAATATTGTCTGTGGTGCGGCTAACGTCCGGGCAGATATTTATGTAGCAGTGGCTACTACAGGTACTTACCTACCGCAGATTGATTTGAAGATTAAACCCGCGAAATTACGCGGCGTCCCTTCTGCGGGGATGATTTGTTCTTTAAAGGAACTCGGTTTACCCACCGATGTCGATGGGATTCATATTTTTACTCAAGAAAATCTCCCATTGGGTAGTGATGTGCGTCCCCTGTTGGGTCTAAATGATGTAATTTTAGACCTGACTGCTACCGCCAATCGCGCTGATGCATTGAGTATGGTAGGTATAGCGCGGGAAGTCGCAGCCTTGACAAATGCTAAGTTGAGCATTCCCGCACCACCGGAGGTGACGATTCCCAACGCTACGGGAAATTTAAGTTTAAAAATCGCCGATACTCAAGTTTGTCCTGCCTATATTGGTACGGTAATTGAACAAGTAAAAATTGCTCCATCACCTGAATGGTTACAACAACGGTTGCGCTCTGCAGGAGTGCGTCCCATAAATAATGTCGTGGACATTACTAACTACGTTTTGTTGGAATGGGGACAGCCACTACACGCCTTTGACCGCGATCGCTTAAAATCTGTTGGTGGGAGTGAAAATTTAACTATCGGTGTCCGGTTTGCCAATGCTGGGGAAACCCTCAAAACCCTAGATGGACAAACTCGCACCCTCTGGTCCCCAAATTTGTTAATCACCGCTAACGAGAAACCCGTAGCACTGGCGGGAGTTATGGGTGGAGAAGAAACTGAAGTTCATCAAGGAACTCAAAGCCTAGTTTTAGAAGCAGCCTTATTTGATTCCGTGGCTATTCGCCGTTCTTCCCGGAGTGTGGGATTAAGAAGTGAGTCCTCTGGGAGATACGAACGGGGCGTGAATCGGGCTGAGTTAGAAATCGCCGCCCGTCGCGCCTTGTCTCTGATTAACGAATTGGCACATGGCGTCATTGTCCAACAAGAAATAGGCGACACTCGCCCCGATCCTGCTACCTGGAGTCGTTCCATTTCTCTGCGCTTAGACAGAGTGAATCAAGTCCTCGGACCAATCGATTTGGGAGAGGACACCGGAGAACTACAAGGACGAGACATTGAACGCATTTTAACTGCATTAGGATGTCAGCTAACTTCTACTGGCGTTGGTAAATGGACAGTTTCCGTCCCACCCTATCGTTACCGCGACTTAGAACGGGAAATTGACCTGATTGAAGAAATTGCCCGTCTCTATGGCTACGACAATTTTTGTGATACATTACCACAAAAAGCCGAAGCTGGCTATCTGCCTCTAGACCAAGAATTAATTCGCAAATTGCGTGCTTCCCTGCGGGCGGAAGGATTAACAGAATTAATCAACTACTCCTTAGTTAAACCAGGGGAAGATAGACAGATATTGCTGTCAAATCCCTTATTTGGGGAATATTCTGCCCTGCGAACCGATTTGCTATCTGGTTTGATTGACGCTTTTCAATATAATTTAGAGCAGGGAAACGGTTCACTCAACGGCTTTGAAATTGGGCGCATATTCTGGGAAGAAGAAGAAGGGTTACAAGAAACAGATGTCATCGCTGGAATTATCGGTGGTGATACCCGCGTGAATAAATGGTCTACAAGCGGACGCGAACAACCCCTGACTTGGTTTGAAGCCAAAGGCATTTTAGACAGCGTATTCCACAATCTGCGGCTACAAGTAGAATATCAACCCGATTGCCGCGACGAACGCCTACATCCCGGACGCACTGCTTCCCTGTGGACGAGGGGTAACAGACTCGGTATCTTTGGACAACTCCATCCCCAACAGCGTCTAGACAAAGGTTTACCCGAATCAGTTTATCTGTTCCAATTGGATGCTAATGTACTTTTAGATGCTCTAGATCAAGATGAAGTTGTCATACCAGTATTCCATCCTTATTCCACCTATCCAGCGGCTGATCGCGATCTCGCCTTTTTCGCACCCGTGAAAGTCTCAGTGGTCGAAATTGAAAAAGCAATTACCAAAGCAGGTAAAGGTTTGTTGGAATCAGTGGGATTGTTTGATGAATATCGCGGTGAAAATGTCCCAAGCGGACAACGTAGTTTAGCATTTCGCCTAGTCTATCGAGTGAGCGATCGCACCCTCACCGATGCAGAAGTTGAACCAGTACACAATAAAGTCCGCGAAGCTTTGGTGGAGAAATTCGGTGTCAGTTTGAGAAGTTAG
- a CDS encoding family 10 glycosylhydrolase, whose protein sequence is MLFSLIRQRLRSIKRLLPILFAISFATALLLENFTPATAQLSQPLRQEIRGVWLTNNDFDILRNRARVQDTIAQLRRLNFNTIYPVVWNDGYTKYPSAVTQKMGIPFFFKGTEGQDVVADMIAQGRRQGLLVIPWFEFGFMAPLTSELASTHPDWLTQKLDGTQTSITAAGEVAWLNPFHPEVQQFITDLVMEIISQYDADGIQFDDHTSLPVDFGYDKYTINLYTQETGNPPPPNPQAQAWVRWRADKITAFMVQLYQAVKAKKPNAIFAVSPNYYDFAYKFQLQDWLNWVRLGIVDELVVQVYRNDLPSFVSTISTPEIIEAQQLIPVGIGIMTGLRNRPVSLQQIQSQVRTAQERGLGAVFFYYESLWDYAPEPVAQRQAGFQEVFPNPSVRDTAEIIPRKPSFDTISVPLYTRGAASQSGRAYFLEVAVAGGQPRRILMDTGSAGLRVPQEFLGNAPINSTGQVVKEVLSDGTILEGEIVYANIRIGLIPTAEPVPVQVVTSRQCLPDKPNCSAKNGQPFSGIIGVNYSEETLPYNPLRKLPGNLNNGFIVTGNGGSNNRGTLILGLTAKNREGFKLASLTPQPVINGIPGNIWDSRLNGVCLTISGSAIKNSCNGRMLADTGTSNSFIHFKSASLMGKLKAGRLRPENTVKVTIPGILNYSLVPGNRNGFNLWNINVLPQAEQPVIVNSAIAFFDKYNVLFDPINGQQGFLPRT, encoded by the coding sequence ATGCTATTCTCTTTGATACGTCAACGTTTGCGATCAATTAAGCGTCTGTTACCAATCCTGTTTGCGATATCATTTGCTACCGCGTTACTCCTAGAAAACTTCACTCCTGCAACTGCTCAACTATCGCAACCACTCCGTCAAGAAATTCGCGGGGTTTGGCTGACAAATAATGACTTTGACATTCTTCGGAATCGCGCTAGGGTACAGGACACAATTGCTCAATTGCGGCGATTGAATTTTAACACAATTTATCCCGTGGTTTGGAATGATGGCTACACAAAATACCCCAGTGCCGTAACTCAAAAAATGGGTATCCCTTTTTTCTTCAAAGGTACAGAGGGACAAGATGTGGTTGCAGATATGATTGCTCAGGGCCGCCGTCAAGGGTTGCTTGTGATTCCTTGGTTTGAGTTTGGGTTTATGGCTCCCCTGACTTCAGAACTAGCATCAACCCATCCCGATTGGTTGACACAAAAGCTGGATGGGACGCAAACTTCGATTACTGCTGCAGGTGAGGTGGCGTGGTTGAATCCCTTCCACCCAGAAGTGCAACAGTTTATTACTGACCTTGTAATGGAAATCATCAGCCAATATGACGCTGATGGTATTCAATTTGACGACCATACAAGTTTGCCTGTGGATTTTGGCTACGACAAATACACGATTAACCTATATACTCAGGAAACCGGGAATCCGCCACCGCCTAATCCTCAAGCCCAAGCATGGGTGCGATGGCGAGCAGATAAAATCACAGCCTTTATGGTGCAGCTATACCAAGCTGTGAAAGCAAAAAAACCAAACGCAATTTTTGCGGTATCTCCTAATTACTATGACTTTGCTTACAAATTTCAACTGCAAGACTGGCTCAATTGGGTACGTTTGGGGATTGTAGATGAGCTTGTAGTACAGGTTTACAGAAATGATTTACCAAGTTTTGTTAGTACAATTTCTACACCAGAAATTATAGAAGCACAACAATTAATACCAGTTGGCATAGGTATTATGACAGGGTTGAGAAATCGCCCAGTTTCCCTACAACAAATTCAGTCTCAAGTCCGAACTGCTCAAGAACGAGGTTTAGGTGCGGTCTTTTTCTATTACGAAAGTCTTTGGGACTACGCACCAGAACCAGTAGCGCAGCGACAGGCTGGATTTCAAGAAGTTTTTCCTAATCCATCTGTGCGTGATACTGCCGAAATCATACCCCGAAAACCGAGTTTTGATACGATATCAGTTCCCTTGTATACAAGAGGTGCAGCTAGTCAAAGCGGACGTGCATACTTTCTTGAGGTAGCAGTGGCAGGTGGTCAGCCTAGACGTATTTTAATGGATACAGGTTCTGCAGGGCTAAGAGTTCCTCAAGAGTTTTTGGGAAATGCTCCGATTAATTCAACGGGTCAAGTTGTCAAGGAAGTATTAAGTGATGGCACTATCTTAGAAGGAGAGATAGTTTACGCTAATATCCGCATAGGACTGATTCCCACAGCAGAACCAGTTCCCGTCCAAGTTGTTACCAGTCGCCAATGTCTACCCGATAAACCTAATTGCTCGGCAAAAAATGGGCAGCCGTTTTCTGGTATAATTGGTGTGAACTATTCAGAAGAGACACTCCCCTATAACCCATTGAGAAAACTACCAGGAAACCTGAATAACGGATTTATCGTTACTGGTAATGGCGGTAGTAACAACAGAGGTACCCTGATTCTGGGCTTGACAGCAAAGAATCGAGAAGGATTCAAGCTGGCTTCCCTGACTCCACAACCTGTGATTAATGGTATACCTGGCAATATATGGGACTCTAGACTTAACGGAGTTTGTTTGACTATCTCAGGAAGTGCTATAAAAAATAGCTGTAACGGTAGAATGTTAGCGGATACTGGCACCAGCAATAGTTTTATTCACTTTAAGTCTGCTTCCCTCATGGGTAAACTGAAAGCAGGAAGGTTACGCCCAGAAAATACTGTCAAGGTAACAATTCCGGGGATATTAAATTACAGCCTTGTCCCAGGAAACCGCAATGGGTTTAATTTGTGGAACATCAATGTCTTACCACAAGCAGAGCAACCTGTAATCGTGAACAGTGCGATCGCATTTTTCGACAAGTACAATGTACTCTTTGACCCCATCAATGGGCAACAGGGTTTTCTTCCTCGTACTTAA
- a CDS encoding YciI family protein, whose product MTKYILWGSYCEDVLTKREPYRQAHLDGLAKQKESGVLITIGPTKDVTKVFGIYEAEDEATVRELIEADPYWKNGIWTEYFVKEWIQAF is encoded by the coding sequence ATGACAAAATACATCCTCTGGGGAAGTTACTGCGAAGACGTTTTAACAAAACGCGAACCTTACCGTCAAGCCCATTTAGACGGATTAGCAAAACAGAAAGAATCTGGTGTGTTGATTACTATTGGACCTACCAAAGATGTGACGAAAGTTTTTGGCATTTATGAAGCCGAAGATGAAGCCACTGTCCGCGAATTGATTGAAGCTGACCCATATTGGAAAAATGGGATTTGGACTGAATATTTTGTGAAAGAGTGGATTCAAGCTTTTTAA
- a CDS encoding tetratricopeptide repeat protein — protein MTYFRQLVLITILAFILTFLPIPVAHSSPTSNTQVKGSDFLKLGVDKMRHEHYQAAIESFNQAIELKQDLAGAYSNRCLAYLQLQQYHEAIADCTQAINFVSDNIEAYLNRGIAYYRLGNYQAAIVDHNQVIALKPSDFRAHYNRGLAHADNGNYLEAIVDYNRALTQIPQTMSLLLADIYNDRGLARFELSDLEAAMDDFSIAIRLNVNDDRAYFNRGCICGRNGDDLCTVRDFSEVIRLNPTQAMAYVNRAVALYNLGYHQGAISDLQKAADLFVHQGDKLAYEKSLHLLKIIQQEISSVSEVG, from the coding sequence ATGACTTATTTTAGGCAATTAGTTCTGATTACGATTCTGGCTTTTATTCTGACTTTTTTGCCAATACCTGTTGCCCATTCTTCACCTACATCAAACACCCAAGTCAAAGGGAGTGATTTCTTGAAATTGGGTGTAGATAAGATGCGACATGAGCATTATCAAGCAGCTATCGAGAGTTTCAATCAAGCGATTGAACTCAAACAGGATTTGGCTGGAGCTTATAGCAATCGCTGTCTGGCGTATCTCCAATTACAACAATACCATGAAGCGATTGCAGATTGTACTCAAGCCATAAATTTTGTCTCAGATAATATTGAGGCTTACCTAAATCGGGGAATCGCATACTACAGACTAGGGAATTATCAAGCCGCGATTGTCGATCATAATCAAGTAATTGCACTCAAACCCTCTGATTTTCGCGCTCATTACAACCGAGGGTTAGCCCATGCTGACAATGGTAATTATTTAGAGGCGATTGTTGATTACAATCGCGCCTTAACTCAAATTCCCCAGACCATGAGTCTACTGCTTGCAGATATTTACAATGACCGAGGTTTAGCGAGGTTTGAGTTGTCAGACCTAGAAGCTGCTATGGACGACTTCAGTATAGCAATTCGTCTCAATGTTAACGATGATAGAGCTTATTTTAACCGGGGTTGTATTTGCGGCAGAAATGGGGATGATCTGTGTACAGTGCGTGATTTTTCGGAAGTAATCAGGCTGAATCCAACTCAGGCAATGGCTTACGTTAACCGGGCAGTAGCTCTATATAATTTAGGATATCATCAAGGGGCGATCTCAGACTTACAAAAAGCGGCGGATTTATTTGTCCATCAGGGAGACAAACTCGCCTACGAAAAATCTTTACATTTACTGAAGATCATCCAACAAGAAATATCTTCAGTTTCAGAAGTTGGTTGA
- a CDS encoding RpoD/SigA family RNA polymerase sigma factor: MNIAELGTMEILKNAADEEQSLDSLAAVAEEDSPIPDHLESEERDGDEMAAARPSGYNKTEHDDAVGAFFKEMARYPLLKPDEEVELARRVRFLEEVREIQESLHTTLGNQPTKAQIAAQLEMTDKQLESRLYQGRVAKRKMIRSNLRLVVSIAKRYLNRGVPFLDLIQEGAMGLNRATEKFDPDKGYKFSTYAYWWIRQAITRAIANDARTIRLPIHIVEKLNKLKKAQRELKQKLCRNPTEAEMAEALEINVQQLRQLQQLRRQALSLNHRVGKEEDTELMDLLEDEDNQSPEAKMNENMMRQEIWEVLGDVLTPREKDVISLRYGLTTSEPCTLEEVGNMFNLSRERVRQIQSKAMRKLRRPHIAKRLKGWLI; the protein is encoded by the coding sequence ATGAATATTGCTGAATTGGGAACGATGGAAATACTCAAGAATGCTGCTGATGAAGAACAATCACTCGATAGTTTAGCAGCAGTAGCAGAGGAAGACTCCCCAATTCCAGATCATCTGGAATCAGAGGAACGCGATGGAGATGAAATGGCTGCGGCCCGACCGTCGGGATACAATAAAACCGAGCATGATGATGCTGTAGGCGCCTTTTTTAAGGAAATGGCGCGTTATCCTCTACTCAAACCCGATGAAGAGGTAGAATTAGCAAGGCGAGTTAGGTTTCTAGAGGAAGTGAGGGAAATCCAAGAATCCTTACACACAACCCTAGGAAATCAACCGACCAAGGCACAAATAGCAGCCCAGCTAGAGATGACCGATAAGCAACTCGAAAGCCGATTGTATCAAGGTCGCGTAGCAAAACGGAAAATGATTCGCTCGAATCTCCGGTTAGTCGTGTCCATCGCCAAGCGATATCTTAATCGTGGAGTCCCTTTTCTGGATTTAATCCAAGAAGGCGCAATGGGTTTAAATCGAGCAACGGAAAAATTCGATCCAGATAAAGGATATAAGTTTTCTACCTACGCCTATTGGTGGATTAGACAAGCTATAACACGGGCGATCGCCAACGATGCACGCACAATCCGCTTACCCATTCATATTGTTGAAAAACTTAACAAACTTAAGAAAGCGCAACGAGAACTCAAACAAAAACTTTGCCGTAATCCTACGGAAGCCGAAATGGCCGAAGCGTTGGAAATTAATGTCCAACAACTACGCCAACTACAACAACTAAGGCGTCAAGCACTTTCTCTTAACCACCGCGTTGGTAAAGAAGAAGACACGGAATTGATGGATTTGCTAGAAGATGAAGATAACCAATCTCCAGAAGCCAAAATGAACGAAAATATGATGCGCCAGGAGATTTGGGAAGTATTGGGTGATGTCCTAACCCCGCGAGAAAAAGACGTAATTTCTTTGCGTTATGGGCTAACAACTAGCGAACCCTGTACCCTAGAAGAAGTCGGTAATATGTTCAATCTTTCCCGTGAACGAGTCCGCCAAATTCAAAGCAAAGCCATGCGGAAATTGCGCCGTCCTCACATAGCCAAACGCTTGAAGGGTTGGTTGATTTGA
- a CDS encoding GNAT family N-acetyltransferase, with protein MDLNLRFAEPDDCGVLFDLIQQLAEYEKLSHAVTGNVMALKEHLFGSPRYVEAILAEYAGQAVGFALFFPNYSTFLTKPGIYLEDLFVLPEYRRQGIGKALLTKLAQIAVERDCGRLEWSVLDWNVSAQAFYRSMGATILDDWRICRVTEAGLTKIVRS; from the coding sequence ATGGATTTGAATTTGCGTTTTGCTGAACCAGATGATTGTGGCGTGCTGTTTGACTTAATTCAGCAGCTTGCAGAGTATGAAAAACTCTCTCATGCCGTCACTGGCAATGTTATGGCGCTCAAGGAGCATCTATTTGGCTCACCAAGATACGTTGAAGCGATTTTAGCAGAGTATGCGGGGCAAGCTGTAGGTTTTGCCCTATTTTTTCCTAATTATTCCACATTTCTGACAAAGCCAGGAATTTATCTGGAAGATTTGTTTGTTTTACCAGAATATCGGCGTCAAGGTATTGGTAAAGCACTGCTGACTAAATTAGCCCAGATAGCTGTAGAGCGCGATTGCGGGCGCTTGGAATGGTCCGTTTTAGATTGGAACGTGTCAGCCCAAGCCTTCTACCGCAGCATGGGAGCCACAATTTTAGATGACTGGCGCATTTGTCGCGTCACCGAAGCAGGGTTGACCAAAATAGTAAGGAGTTAG